Proteins encoded in a region of the Sulfurimonas marina genome:
- the soxZ gene encoding thiosulfate oxidation carrier complex protein SoxZ, whose amino-acid sequence MSAIKVKAKLKGGVVSVKAMAKHEMSTYNMAEKKTGDRENANFITHISATINGETVMDMSTSQFLSKNPIFKFDLKGIGAKGDALEMVAVDRKGNTLKGKGKIK is encoded by the coding sequence ATGTCAGCAATTAAAGTAAAAGCAAAATTAAAAGGCGGTGTAGTTTCTGTTAAAGCAATGGCTAAACACGAAATGTCTACATATAACATGGCTGAGAAAAAAACTGGTGATAGAGAAAATGCTAACTTCATTACTCATATCTCTGCTACAATCAACGGTGAAACTGTAATGGATATGTCAACTTCTCAGTTCTTATCTAAAAACCCTATCTTTAAATTCGACCTTAAAGGTATCGGTGCTAAAGGTGACGCTCTTGAGATGGTTGCTGTTGATCGTAAAGGTAACACCCTTAAAGGTAAAGGTAAAATTAAATAA
- a CDS encoding thiosulfate oxidation carrier protein SoxY codes for MERRQFLSMTLGALALAVVPASVRAEDFRKSKPAVWTAHTVDDAIMAMYGKKDLTMSNVKLTAAKVPSDSPKKAVASNGGAIPVDFSVSVPAKTVAVFQDANPEAAVCVYTVSKYDAMNYSIKIKMAKSGTITIVAEGTDGKLYAAKQTLDVALGGCEG; via the coding sequence ATGGAAAGAAGACAATTTTTAAGTATGACTTTAGGTGCATTAGCTTTAGCTGTTGTACCTGCAAGCGTAAGAGCTGAGGATTTCAGAAAATCAAAACCAGCTGTATGGACTGCACACACTGTTGATGATGCTATCATGGCAATGTATGGTAAAAAAGATTTAACTATGAGCAATGTTAAATTAACAGCTGCTAAAGTTCCATCTGATAGCCCTAAAAAAGCTGTTGCATCTAACGGTGGTGCAATTCCAGTTGATTTTTCAGTATCTGTTCCTGCTAAAACTGTAGCAGTATTCCAAGATGCTAACCCAGAAGCTGCTGTATGTGTATACACTGTATCTAAATACGATGCAATGAACTACTCAATCAAAATTAAAATGGCTAAATCTGGTACTATTACTATCGTAGCTGAAGGTACTGACGGTAAACTTTATGCTGCTAAACAAACTTTAGATGTTGCTCTTGGTGGATGTGAAGGTTAA
- a CDS encoding type II restriction enzyme translates to MQKVSNNEAWNHIFDDLDILEEIEKNGYFDISAEEIKKRDGKEARLMTKTDHKEHLPLVMQENGLSILAIKNGLYRIAKTDPFIYIEKEPQCEIKTIKQPVDITTLDPLNLKSESAALDIASISGMLDEVFGEATNLTIRGRLRGELSFCLDSVPYDIEGVQIEVDGGYEGQNSVNLVEAKIGYRNNINIRQLLYPELFWKTQLKGQRKEVKSFVFYYQDDIFRFIPFYYDGNIITAVHNQEKAFVFDRKSSFTLELLEKNKTILVDRTIPFPQANDFEKVHAIFLNIAKEEHPTKSSVTDEFDIVARQYDYYLNVLKWMGVCQEQGSEIFLTERGERLLTLNIEKRFEEFVRIIFSEPICFAQLRKLEQNEEDFKAYNLSGSTIERRMQSVRAWIKYFEKFFTKSSPKQGRLF, encoded by the coding sequence ATGCAAAAAGTCTCTAACAATGAAGCATGGAATCATATCTTTGACGATCTGGATATCTTAGAGGAGATAGAGAAAAACGGTTATTTTGATATCTCGGCCGAAGAGATCAAAAAAAGAGACGGCAAAGAAGCGAGGCTGATGACAAAGACCGATCACAAAGAGCATCTTCCTCTCGTGATGCAGGAGAACGGCCTGTCGATCTTGGCAATTAAAAACGGACTCTACAGAATTGCAAAAACAGACCCTTTTATCTATATAGAAAAAGAGCCGCAGTGTGAAATCAAAACAATTAAACAGCCTGTAGATATAACAACGCTCGATCCTCTTAATCTTAAAAGTGAATCGGCAGCATTAGATATTGCAAGTATATCTGGAATGTTGGATGAAGTTTTCGGTGAAGCGACAAACTTAACTATACGCGGAAGATTACGGGGGGAACTCTCATTTTGTTTAGACTCGGTGCCTTATGATATCGAAGGGGTGCAGATAGAGGTTGACGGCGGTTATGAAGGGCAAAACAGCGTTAATCTGGTGGAAGCAAAAATAGGATACAGAAACAACATCAACATCAGACAACTCTTATATCCTGAACTTTTTTGGAAAACCCAACTTAAAGGGCAGAGAAAAGAGGTGAAAAGTTTTGTCTTTTATTATCAGGACGATATCTTTCGGTTTATCCCTTTTTACTATGACGGTAATATTATCACGGCTGTACATAATCAGGAAAAAGCCTTTGTTTTTGATCGTAAAAGTTCGTTTACGCTAGAGTTGTTAGAGAAAAACAAAACTATTTTAGTTGATCGCACTATCCCGTTTCCCCAGGCGAATGATTTTGAAAAAGTGCATGCTATCTTTTTAAATATTGCCAAAGAGGAACATCCAACAAAATCAAGTGTCACAGATGAGTTTGATATTGTTGCAAGACAGTATGACTATTATCTGAATGTTTTAAAGTGGATGGGTGTATGTCAAGAGCAAGGTTCAGAGATCTTTCTAACAGAGCGTGGAGAGCGCCTGCTTACTTTAAACATAGAAAAAAGGTTTGAAGAGTTTGTGAGAATTATTTTTTCTGAGCCAATATGTTTTGCACAGCTAAGAAAGTTAGAGCAAAATGAAGAAGATTTTAAAGCATATAATTTAAGTGGAAGTACTATAGAGAGACGAATGCAAAGTGTTCGAGCATGGATCAAATATTTTGAGAAGTTTTTTACAAAAAGTTCCCCGAAACAGGGGAGACTTTTTTAA
- the der gene encoding ribosome biogenesis GTPase Der, with protein sequence MKKIAIIGRPNVGKSSLFNRLVKKRDAITSDMAGTTRDIKRKVAIINDKQAELLDTGGLDKGCELFDKIKEMSLKAAYAADIILYMVDGKGLPEEEDKKLFYELQTLGKEVALVVNKIDNDKMKDKLWEFYEFGTDAIFGISVAHNRNTVALLDWLYERIPDEDIITEDEEQEIVSADDEEITDEEFFIEHDDEEDGYYYWDADDEEATFEDDSIFAENDNIKEYDPEDDNHIKVAIIGRTNVGKSSLLNALLHEERSVVSSVSGTTIDPIDETIVYKDKQITFVDTAGLRRRGKIIGIEKYALLRTKEMLENANMALIVLDASQPFLDLDEKIAGLVDSNRLSAIIVLNKWDISDKQEHDKIIQEVRDRFKFLAYAPIITLSAKSGQRVDKLHDMILSINENYTQRIPTSQLNEVLQRALRRHTLPSVSGQVIRIYYATQYETRPPKIALVMNKPKGLHFTYRRYLANKFREAFNFEGTPLLFKAKKRGER encoded by the coding sequence ATGAAAAAAATCGCCATTATCGGTCGCCCAAATGTTGGAAAAAGCTCACTCTTTAACAGACTTGTCAAAAAACGTGATGCGATCACATCCGATATGGCAGGTACTACAAGAGATATTAAAAGAAAAGTTGCAATTATCAACGATAAACAAGCGGAGCTTTTAGATACGGGTGGTCTTGACAAAGGTTGTGAGCTGTTTGACAAGATTAAAGAGATGAGTTTAAAAGCAGCCTATGCCGCAGATATCATTTTATATATGGTTGATGGTAAAGGTTTACCTGAAGAGGAAGACAAAAAACTTTTTTATGAACTACAGACTCTTGGAAAAGAGGTAGCGCTTGTTGTTAACAAAATCGATAATGACAAGATGAAAGATAAGCTTTGGGAGTTTTACGAGTTTGGAACTGATGCAATTTTCGGAATATCTGTAGCACACAACAGAAATACGGTAGCTCTATTAGATTGGCTGTATGAGAGAATACCTGATGAAGATATTATTACAGAAGATGAAGAGCAAGAGATTGTTTCTGCTGATGATGAAGAGATCACTGATGAAGAGTTCTTTATAGAACATGATGATGAAGAGGATGGATACTACTACTGGGATGCAGATGATGAAGAAGCTACTTTTGAAGATGATTCAATCTTTGCAGAAAACGACAATATCAAAGAGTACGATCCAGAAGATGACAACCATATAAAAGTTGCCATTATTGGACGTACAAATGTTGGAAAAAGCTCACTTTTAAATGCTCTTTTACATGAAGAGCGTTCAGTTGTAAGTAGTGTATCGGGAACTACTATCGATCCGATTGATGAGACTATTGTTTATAAAGACAAACAGATCACATTTGTAGATACTGCAGGTCTACGCCGCCGCGGTAAAATTATAGGTATAGAAAAATATGCCCTGCTTCGTACAAAAGAGATGCTTGAAAATGCAAATATGGCACTGATCGTTTTAGATGCAAGCCAGCCCTTTTTAGATCTGGATGAAAAGATTGCAGGACTTGTTGATTCAAACCGTTTATCTGCAATTATAGTACTGAATAAATGGGATATCTCAGATAAACAAGAACATGACAAAATCATCCAAGAGGTTCGTGACAGATTTAAATTCTTAGCATATGCACCGATCATTACTCTTTCTGCAAAATCGGGACAGCGTGTTGATAAGCTTCACGATATGATTCTGAGCATTAACGAGAACTATACGCAAAGAATTCCAACTTCACAACTAAACGAAGTATTACAGCGTGCGCTCAGACGCCATACGCTTCCAAGTGTAAGCGGACAGGTGATTCGTATCTATTATGCTACACAGTATGAAACAAGACCGCCGAAGATTGCACTTGTTATGAATAAGCCTAAAGGTCTGCATTTTACATATAGAAGATATTTGGCAAATAAATTCCGCGAGGCATTTAACTTTGAGGGGACACCTTTACTATTTAAGGCAAAGAAAAGGGGTGAGAGATAA
- a CDS encoding LPP20 family lipoprotein, with amino-acid sequence MMKNISKIALSLTLAAFISACGDKKPEPQDQLPTDFQCKQENVLAPTWTCIPDVPGYYSGVGVADKSAAGIAHMRRVAVMNGRSDLAQQIQTQVKDKVEGFTRATGNGSAEAVDMVTTAVTKQVAKVDLKSSKAVNMWQAPSGAIYMLVTVPEGEVNKEVKKAVKTSFKNDEALWQQFQSKQALEQLDKEFPTE; translated from the coding sequence ATGATGAAAAATATCTCTAAGATTGCTTTATCTTTAACGCTTGCAGCGTTCATATCTGCTTGTGGTGATAAAAAACCTGAGCCTCAAGATCAGCTTCCAACTGATTTTCAATGTAAACAAGAGAATGTTCTTGCACCTACTTGGACTTGTATCCCTGATGTTCCAGGTTATTATTCAGGTGTTGGTGTAGCTGATAAATCTGCTGCAGGTATTGCACATATGAGAAGAGTTGCAGTTATGAATGGTAGAAGTGACCTTGCGCAACAAATTCAAACACAAGTAAAAGACAAAGTAGAAGGTTTTACTCGTGCTACTGGTAACGGTTCAGCTGAGGCTGTTGACATGGTTACAACTGCAGTAACAAAACAAGTTGCAAAAGTTGATCTGAAATCTTCAAAAGCTGTAAATATGTGGCAAGCACCATCAGGAGCTATCTATATGCTAGTAACGGTTCCAGAAGGTGAAGTAAATAAAGAGGTTAAAAAAGCTGTTAAAACTAGCTTCAAAAACGATGAAGCTTTATGGCAACAATTCCAATCTAAACAAGCTCTTGAGCAATTAGATAAAGAATTCCCTACAGAGTAA
- the trpS gene encoding tryptophan--tRNA ligase → MRVFTGIQPSGDLHLGNYFGSIKQMVDAQEQNETFAFIANYHAMTSLSDGERLRELTMQAATDFLALGIDPNVSTFWVQSDVKEVLELYWALSSFTPMGLLERAHSYKDKTAKGIAANHSLFSYPVLMAADILLFSPDVIPVGKDQIQHVEIARDIAIKFNNEYGEIFKLPEYQVAENVATVPGIDGQKMSKSYGNTVNIFGEEKKQLKTIKKIVTENVPLEAPKEYEECNVYNMAKLFLNEQECVALQERYTQGGEGHGHFKLYLHDVIWEYFRPYRERRAYFEKNQDEVRDILNSGAAKARVVASELIEKVRSVTGIKY, encoded by the coding sequence ATGAGAGTTTTTACGGGAATTCAACCATCAGGAGATCTGCATCTTGGGAACTACTTTGGTTCTATTAAACAGATGGTTGATGCACAAGAACAAAATGAAACCTTTGCATTTATAGCAAACTATCATGCTATGACATCATTAAGCGACGGTGAGCGCCTGCGTGAATTAACTATGCAAGCGGCAACTGACTTTTTAGCTTTAGGAATTGATCCAAATGTATCTACATTTTGGGTACAATCAGATGTAAAAGAGGTTCTTGAGCTTTACTGGGCTCTCTCATCATTCACTCCAATGGGACTTTTAGAGCGTGCACACAGCTATAAAGACAAAACAGCTAAAGGGATAGCTGCAAACCATTCACTATTTTCTTATCCTGTACTTATGGCAGCAGATATATTACTTTTCTCACCGGATGTTATCCCTGTTGGAAAAGATCAGATCCAACACGTTGAAATTGCTCGTGATATTGCGATCAAGTTCAACAATGAATATGGTGAGATCTTTAAACTTCCTGAGTATCAGGTTGCAGAAAATGTTGCGACAGTACCGGGAATAGACGGACAAAAAATGTCAAAAAGTTACGGAAACACTGTAAATATTTTTGGTGAAGAGAAGAAACAGCTTAAAACTATTAAAAAGATCGTCACTGAAAACGTACCTTTAGAAGCTCCAAAAGAGTATGAAGAGTGTAATGTTTACAACATGGCAAAACTCTTTTTAAATGAACAGGAATGTGTAGCACTTCAAGAACGTTACACACAAGGTGGTGAAGGTCATGGGCACTTCAAGCTTTATCTTCACGATGTAATTTGGGAATATTTCAGACCGTATAGAGAAAGACGTGCATACTTTGAAAAGAATCAAGACGAAGTGAGAGATATTTTAAACAGTGGAGCTGCAAAAGCAAGAGTTGTAGCTTCTGAGCTTATTGAAAAAGTCAGAAGTGTAACAGGAATCAAGTACTAA
- the hemJ gene encoding protoporphyrinogen oxidase HemJ has product MYDWVVWFHVLSFISWFSALFYLPRLFVYHAENIENKGFVEVVKIQEYKLFKYIGVPAMWATLLSGGYLAYSIGFSGNAWLHAKILFVVFLVIYFVSLEKFRRDFEADKCTKSGKFFRMYNEIPTLLMLVIVAMVVIKPF; this is encoded by the coding sequence ATGTATGACTGGGTAGTATGGTTTCATGTACTTTCGTTTATATCTTGGTTTTCCGCTCTGTTTTATCTTCCTCGTTTATTTGTATACCATGCAGAAAATATCGAGAATAAAGGTTTTGTAGAGGTTGTGAAAATTCAAGAGTATAAACTCTTTAAGTATATTGGTGTGCCTGCAATGTGGGCTACACTTTTAAGTGGCGGTTATCTGGCATACAGCATCGGTTTTAGCGGTAATGCTTGGTTACATGCAAAGATACTTTTTGTTGTGTTTTTAGTGATCTATTTTGTATCGTTAGAAAAGTTTCGTAGAGATTTTGAAGCTGACAAATGTACAAAAAGTGGAAAATTCTTTAGAATGTACAACGAGATACCGACATTATTAATGTTGGTGATTGTTGCAATGGTGGTTATCAAACCGTTTTGA
- a CDS encoding DnaJ domain-containing protein has protein sequence MSYLIITLLTGILFYYVFRSYSTYEAYTAETMKNYAATPEAIENSDLGLFVALVAKVAKADGKVDNLEAELVGLMFDDVSSVFPEPQKTREILKDIFAREKDRSDNVKEIAQKLGDATHKNTTQQEKFMGFLIQLAFADGQVSKEEEELLQIIAETMRVNPGIYHQIFDHFEEMIKNIQPQHTVKNAYDILGVSESDDMQTIKKAYRKLIRKYHPDIIASQTHSEKHMEDATKKTQEINQAYELIKKTRGE, from the coding sequence ATGTCTTATCTCATAATTACTTTACTTACAGGTATCCTTTTTTACTACGTCTTTAGAAGCTATTCAACATATGAAGCATATACGGCAGAGACTATGAAAAACTATGCAGCAACTCCCGAAGCTATTGAAAACAGTGATCTGGGACTTTTTGTTGCACTTGTAGCAAAGGTTGCAAAAGCTGATGGAAAGGTGGATAATCTTGAAGCAGAACTCGTAGGACTGATGTTTGATGATGTTTCTTCTGTGTTTCCAGAACCCCAAAAAACACGTGAAATTCTCAAAGATATTTTTGCAAGAGAAAAAGATCGAAGCGATAACGTAAAAGAGATCGCACAAAAATTAGGGGATGCTACACATAAAAATACCACACAGCAAGAAAAATTTATGGGGTTTTTGATCCAGCTTGCTTTTGCGGACGGTCAAGTAAGTAAAGAAGAGGAAGAACTTTTACAGATCATTGCCGAAACAATGAGAGTAAATCCTGGAATTTACCATCAGATCTTTGATCATTTTGAAGAGATGATTAAAAACATTCAACCGCAACATACGGTTAAAAATGCTTACGATATCTTGGGAGTATCTGAAAGTGACGATATGCAAACGATCAAAAAAGCGTATAGAAAACTTATACGAAAATACCATCCGGATATTATCGCCTCACAAACTCATTCTGAAAAGCACATGGAAGATGCTACGAAAAAAACACAAGAGATCAATCAAGCATATGAGTTGATTAAAAAAACAAGAGGAGAGTAA
- the nusB gene encoding transcription antitermination factor NusB produces MATRHHARMAVVSLLYAYDLGNGNIAEHTDEILEEKKIRNKQKDFALNLYEGVMEKLPECDKAIIEHLKEWDFERLGAIERATLRLAAYEILFGELDSAVIINEAVEITKAFGTEQSPKFINGVLDAISKDKK; encoded by the coding sequence ATGGCGACTAGACATCATGCTCGTATGGCTGTAGTTAGCCTTTTATATGCTTACGATTTAGGAAACGGAAATATCGCTGAACACACAGACGAGATTTTAGAAGAGAAAAAGATCCGTAATAAACAAAAAGATTTTGCACTCAATTTGTATGAAGGTGTAATGGAAAAACTGCCGGAATGTGACAAAGCAATTATAGAACATCTAAAAGAGTGGGATTTTGAGCGTCTCGGTGCTATTGAAAGAGCGACACTTAGACTTGCAGCATACGAGATCTTATTTGGTGAACTTGACAGTGCAGTTATTATCAACGAAGCTGTTGAGATTACAAAAGCTTTTGGAACTGAACAATCTCCAAAATTTATTAACGGTGTATTAGACGCGATCTCTAAAGACAAAAAGTAG
- a CDS encoding phosphoribosyltransferase, producing MKHYYTYEEFRTDTKALLKQVETQKPDGIVAISRGGLTLGHCIAEGLDLRDVQTIRTELYDDTTKRDAIKLFGECKFGEHKKVLVLDDISDSGETLKFVMEYLQKNFEHIEFISATLFYKHTSKYEPTFWIKEAKMWIDFFWEADYRAE from the coding sequence TTGAAACATTATTACACATACGAAGAGTTTAGAACCGATACAAAAGCGTTACTTAAGCAAGTTGAAACGCAAAAGCCTGACGGTATTGTTGCGATCTCACGGGGTGGTCTGACACTTGGGCATTGTATTGCGGAAGGATTGGACCTGCGTGATGTTCAAACGATACGAACAGAGCTTTATGACGATACGACAAAACGTGATGCTATTAAACTTTTTGGGGAATGTAAGTTTGGTGAACATAAAAAAGTTTTGGTGCTAGATGATATATCTGATAGTGGTGAAACATTAAAGTTTGTGATGGAGTATCTTCAAAAGAACTTTGAACATATAGAGTTTATCTCAGCAACTCTATTTTACAAACATACCTCAAAATATGAACCAACTTTTTGGATTAAAGAGGCAAAGATGTGGATAGATTTTTTCTGGGAAGCTGATTACAGAGCAGAGTAG
- the ribH gene encoding 6,7-dimethyl-8-ribityllumazine synthase: MQVIEGKLRAVEGKKIAIVSTRWNHFVVDRLVEGAKDAFLRHGGEEDNLTHVLAPGAFELPMVVQKLLESGKYDGVCALGAVIRGSTPHFDYVSAEATKGIASMSLKYQKPVSFGLLTTDTIEQAIERAGTKAGNKGFEAMTVVLEMLDLYEVL, encoded by the coding sequence ATGCAAGTTATTGAGGGTAAATTAAGAGCTGTTGAAGGTAAAAAAATAGCGATCGTAAGTACAAGATGGAATCACTTCGTAGTTGACAGATTAGTAGAGGGTGCAAAAGATGCATTCTTAAGACACGGCGGTGAAGAAGATAACTTAACACACGTATTAGCACCGGGTGCATTTGAATTACCGATGGTTGTTCAAAAACTTTTAGAGAGTGGAAAATATGACGGTGTATGTGCATTAGGTGCAGTTATTCGTGGTTCAACTCCTCACTTTGATTATGTATCTGCTGAAGCGACAAAAGGGATCGCATCTATGAGTTTAAAATATCAAAAACCTGTTTCATTCGGTCTTTTAACAACAGACACGATCGAGCAAGCGATAGAGAGAGCTGGTACTAAAGCCGGGAATAAAGGTTTTGAAGCGATGACTGTTGTACTTGAAATGCTTGACCTTTACGAGGTACTGTAA
- a CDS encoding c-type cytochrome has protein sequence MKTLLKTIIGLGILGASVLSADANFAKCTACHGANGEKKALGKSQVIQGWKAEKTLAALKGYKDGTFGGPMKGVMKGQVAKLNEADMKALAKHIEGLK, from the coding sequence ATGAAAACTTTATTAAAAACAATCATAGGTTTAGGAATCTTAGGTGCGAGCGTTTTAAGCGCAGATGCTAACTTCGCAAAATGTACAGCATGTCATGGTGCAAACGGTGAGAAAAAAGCTTTAGGAAAATCACAAGTGATTCAAGGTTGGAAAGCTGAGAAAACACTTGCAGCTTTAAAAGGATACAAAGATGGAACATTCGGTGGTCCGATGAAAGGTGTTATGAAAGGTCAGGTTGCAAAATTAAACGAAGCTGATATGAAAGCACTTGCTAAACATATAGAGGGTTTAAAATAA
- the hpf gene encoding ribosome hibernation-promoting factor, HPF/YfiA family, whose translation MNLQIRAKDITLTDNTKDHIGNAVEAFKKYSLDITSIDCVIAAEKKGVMVEFNIKVAHANPVIITQHDEDLDAAIDLAVERATKALRRLHERVVSHGAESLKDLEVVDA comes from the coding sequence ATGAATTTACAAATTCGTGCAAAAGATATTACATTAACTGACAATACAAAAGATCATATCGGTAACGCTGTTGAAGCATTTAAAAAATATTCATTAGATATTACAAGCATTGATTGTGTAATTGCTGCAGAGAAAAAAGGTGTAATGGTAGAGTTCAATATTAAAGTAGCTCACGCTAACCCTGTAATTATTACACAACATGATGAAGATTTAGATGCTGCGATCGATCTTGCTGTAGAGCGTGCTACAAAAGCACTTCGTCGTTTACATGAAAGAGTTGTTTCTCACGGTGCTGAGTCATTAAAAGACTTAGAAGTGGTTGATGCATAA
- a CDS encoding DMT family transporter, protein MKRILEINKGVLYMLIASFTFAIMGAFAKLASDHMSSLEVVFFRNIAGVILVGLALWKKPLQNKGGKPFLLFFRGFMGFVALLAFFYNIAHIPLGDAMTYSKTSPIFTAIFAWMFLQEKLSLKAWGAIGLGFIGIVFITQPTGVGFTKYDLLGIFSGVGAALAYTSIRELKNYYDTRSIVLSFMGVGTVGPVVLFLVSPFLELPELDFMLGEFVLPQGIVWVYVLAMGVFATISQLLMTKAYGYAKAGIVGTVSYSNIVFSICVGMLLGDAFPSMSTTIGIVLIIVAGIMVARAK, encoded by the coding sequence ATGAAAAGAATTTTAGAAATAAATAAGGGTGTGCTCTATATGCTCATCGCATCTTTTACGTTTGCGATCATGGGTGCATTTGCAAAACTGGCATCAGATCATATGAGTTCATTAGAGGTAGTGTTTTTTAGAAATATAGCGGGTGTAATTTTAGTAGGACTTGCTCTTTGGAAGAAACCTTTACAAAATAAAGGTGGAAAACCTTTTCTACTCTTTTTTAGAGGGTTTATGGGGTTTGTTGCACTTCTTGCTTTTTTTTACAACATAGCACATATCCCACTCGGAGATGCGATGACATACTCTAAAACATCACCTATATTTACAGCTATCTTTGCGTGGATGTTTCTGCAGGAGAAGTTAAGTCTTAAGGCATGGGGTGCAATCGGACTTGGTTTTATCGGTATAGTTTTTATTACGCAACCTACAGGTGTGGGGTTCACAAAGTACGATCTTCTGGGTATTTTTTCGGGAGTGGGTGCGGCACTTGCATACACTTCGATCAGAGAGTTAAAAAACTATTACGATACAAGAAGCATAGTACTCTCTTTTATGGGTGTAGGTACAGTGGGCCCGGTTGTTTTATTTTTAGTATCTCCGTTTTTAGAATTGCCCGAACTTGATTTTATGCTTGGAGAGTTTGTACTTCCGCAGGGGATAGTTTGGGTTTATGTACTGGCTATGGGAGTGTTCGCAACTATTTCGCAACTGTTGATGACAAAAGCATACGGATATGCAAAAGCGGGAATTGTCGGGACTGTTAGTTACAGTAATATTGTTTTTTCAATCTGTGTGGGGATGTTGTTAGGGGATGCTTTTCCAAGTATGAGTACAACAATCGGAATCGTGCTTATTATTGTTGCAGGAATTATGGTTGCGAGGGCAAAATGA
- a CDS encoding DNA adenine methylase: MCKPIIKWVGGKRQLLSDLKRLMPKEYNRYFEPFIGGGALFFDLKPQNAFINDYNTELTNLYKTIRDNPEELIKDLEKHKNESEYYYQTRALDRDKKVFDKLDNIQRASRFIYLNKTGFNGLYRVNSKGECNVPFGRYKNPKYCDSENIQACSELLKNTQINNGDFESIREHVKEGDFVYFDPPYVPLNATSSFTGYTDQGFDEDMQFRLKELCDHINDIGAFFMLSNSSAEYVYKLYDGYTIHEVKATRNINSNASKRGKITEVVVTNY, translated from the coding sequence ATGTGTAAGCCAATAATAAAATGGGTAGGTGGAAAAAGACAGCTACTTAGTGATCTTAAAAGATTGATGCCAAAAGAGTATAATAGATACTTCGAACCTTTTATAGGGGGCGGTGCACTTTTCTTTGATCTAAAACCTCAAAATGCCTTTATAAATGATTACAACACAGAGCTTACAAACCTTTATAAAACAATTAGAGACAACCCTGAAGAGTTGATCAAAGATTTAGAAAAACATAAAAATGAATCGGAATACTACTATCAAACAAGAGCACTCGATCGAGATAAAAAAGTGTTTGATAAACTTGACAATATTCAAAGAGCAAGCCGTTTTATCTATTTAAACAAAACAGGCTTCAACGGACTTTATAGAGTAAATTCAAAAGGGGAATGTAACGTTCCGTTTGGAAGATATAAAAACCCAAAATATTGTGACAGCGAAAATATACAGGCGTGTAGCGAACTGCTGAAAAATACACAAATAAATAACGGTGATTTTGAATCTATTAGAGAACACGTAAAAGAGGGTGATTTTGTTTATTTTGATCCTCCATATGTACCTCTCAATGCAACTTCAAGTTTTACTGGCTATACAGATCAGGGATTTGATGAAGATATGCAGTTTAGATTAAAAGAGTTATGCGATCACATAAACGACATTGGTGCGTTTTTTATGCTTTCAAACTCTTCTGCAGAGTATGTATATAAACTTTATGACGGTTATACGATCCATGAAGTAAAAGCGACGAGAAATATCAACTCTAACGCTTCTAAAAGAGGCAAAATTACGGAAGTGGTTGTTACAAATTACTAG